One Malus domestica chromosome 11, GDT2T_hap1 genomic region harbors:
- the LOC103448027 gene encoding serine carboxypeptidase-like 51, with amino-acid sequence MEKLSVILSVSLLLFVPLFHGGTAKTAAAAGTIDGSEEWGYVEVRPKAHMFWWLYRSPNRVEDPSKPWPTILWLQGGPGGSGVGIGNFQEIGPLDTNLNPRNSTWLQKADLLFVDNPVGTGYSFVEDTSLFVKNDLEAAADLTTLLVELFNRNESLQKSPLFIVAESYGGKFAVTLGLSALKAIQQGKLKLRLGGVALGDSWISPEDFVLSWGPLLKDVSRLDDKGLQESNNVAQRIKQQIQDGQLVDATNSWRELEQVIMSSSNAVDFYNFLLDSGMDPVSSLASIRYNQGIEKYSIYLTSLRSSAGGGKGDLGSLLNGVIKKKLEIIPDNVTWGGQSHNVFPAMAGDFMNPRIHEVDELLAKGVNVTIYNGQVDLICATKGTEAWVEKLNWEGLPHFLNKSRTPLYCGQEGITRGFTRSHKNLHFYWILGAGHFVPVDQPCIALNMVADITQSPAPAAST; translated from the exons ATGGAAAAGCTTTCTGTAATACTTTCCgtctctcttctcctttttgTACCACTTTTTCATGGAGGAACTGCAAAAACAGCGGCTGCTGCAGGAACCATAGATGGATCAGAGGAGTGGGGCTATGTTGAAGTCAGACCCA AAGCCCACATGTTCTGGTGGCTCTACAGAAGTCCCAACAGAGTTGAGGATCCCTCCAAGCCATGGCCAACCATTCTCTGGCTTCAGGGTGGACCT gGAGGTTCAGGAGTGGGGATTGGGAATTTTCAAGAGATTGGACCATTGGACACAAATTTGAACCCAAGAAACTCAACCTGGTTGCAAAAAGCAGATCTTTTATTTGTT GACAACCCTGTTGGGACTGGATACAGTTTTGTGGAAGACACATCTCTGTTTGTGAAAAATGATTTGGAGGCAGCTGCTGATTTGACAACATTGCTGGTGGAGCTTTTCAACAGAAATGAGAGCCTCCAAAAGAGTCCTTTGTTCATTGTGGCAGAGTCCTATGGAGGCAAGTTTGCAGTCACTCTTGGACTTTCAGCTCTCAAAGCCATTCAACAAGGAAAGCTAAAACTTAGACTTGGAG GAGTGGCATTGGGAGACAGTTGGATCTCTCCGGAAGATTTTGTG CTTTCTTGGGGTCCTCTGCTCAAAGACGTGTCAAGGCTTGACGACAAGGGATTACAGGAATCAAATAATGTGGCTCAAAGAATTAAGCAACAGATTCAGGATGGTCAGTTAGTGGACGCAACCAATTCATGGAGGGAGCTTGAGCAAGTCATCATGTCTAGCAGCAATGCTGtg GATTTCTATAATTTTCTGTTGGATTCAGGAATGGATCCAGTTTCATCCTTGGCATCAATTCGCTATAACCAAGGAATCGAAAAATATTCAATATACCTAACTTCTTTAAGGTCTTCAGCAGGTGGCGGTAAAGGTGATCTTGGTTCTTTGTTAAATGGTGTCATTAAAAAGAAGCTTGAGATAATCCCAGATAATGTGAC ATGGGGAGGGCAGTCTCATAACGTCTTCCCAGCCATGGCAGGCGATTTTATGAACCCAAGGATTCATGAG GTTGATGAACTCCTTGCTAAAGGGGTCAATGTCACAATATACAATGGGCAA GTTGATCTCATATGTGCAACCAAGGGGACTGAAGCATGGGTTGAAAAGCTCAA TTGGGAAGGACTCCCACATTTCTTGAACAAGAGTAGAACCCCTCTTTATTGTGGCCAAGAAGGAATTACAAGAGGGTTCACCAGGTCGCACAAAAACCTGCACTTTTATTGGATTCTTGGAGCAGGACATTTT